In Oryza sativa Japonica Group chromosome 2, ASM3414082v1, the following are encoded in one genomic region:
- the LOC4329934 gene encoding uncharacterized protein, whose translation MILRFPLCFVLLHTKNNSIREKVSCVLPLCHAILPRDPSSFVLTVKHGSDAWFMPGFMDSSLKNTNNMQRGTYSFSGEIHLAGHHSSSLPCSTKKVDKVMEEMKPIIILSLLGGVSDDSAASYSTNWTLKQVTGETHTRVIPPQLLPKDQKIIFQKPSQHCYS comes from the exons ATGATCCTCCGCTTCCCGTTATGCTTCGTGCTGCTGCACACAAAAAACAACAGT ATAAGAGAGAAGGTGTCTTGTGTGCTACCACTCTGTCATGCCATCTTGCCGAGGGACCCATCGAGCTTTGTCCTCACTGTTAAGCATG GATCAGATGCATGGTTCATGCCCGGTTTTATGGATTCAAGTttgaagaacacaaacaatatGCAG AGAGGTACTTACAGTTTCAGCGGGGAGATTCATCTTGCAGGACACCATTCATCTTCTTTACCATG TTCAACGAAGAAGGTTGATAAGGTCATGGAGGAAATGAAGCCtataattattttatcattgcTTGGTGGTGTTTCAGATGACTCTGCTGCCTCATATTCGACAAATTGGACATTGAAGCAG GTGACAGGAGAAACTCATACAAGAGTGATACCACCTCAGTTACTGCCAAAAGATCAGAAAATCATCTTTCAGAAGCCGAGCCAACATTGCTACTCTTGA
- the LOC136355380 gene encoding uncharacterized protein, protein MFVLSGQAAVTAASGCFGRCRARRGEESSAPTPGEQRRRSVAAWLSVISWVLVATAVAMFLYGASRNAAVRRGLAAAALGRRGRRGRRRGGGRGRNVYGCAVLGSGLFSAASVASLAASACGIAAYVYVEADGESLTLTPTTPPPRPGGFAGAPGSATGGQPYFQPQVAYPATGYVANPAAAPPPPPYGGGGGGDYAGYVAKSREGTA, encoded by the exons ATGTTCGTGCTGTCCGGCCAGGCCGCGGTCACCGCGGCGAGCGGCTGCTTCGgccgctgccgcgcgcgccgcggcgaggagtCGTCGGCGCCCACGCCGGGCGAGCAGCGCAGGCGCTCCGTCGCCGCCTGGCTGTCCGTCATCTCGTG GGTgttggtggcgacggcggtggcgatgttCCTGTACGGCGCGTCGCGGAACGCGGCCGTGAGGAGGGGGCTCGCGGCGGCCGCGCTGGGCCGGCGAGGCAGGCGAGgcaggcgccgcggcggcggccgcggccgcaacGTGTACGGCTGCGCCGTCCTCGGGAGCGGGCTGTTCTCGGCGGCGTCCGTCGcgtcgctcgccgcctccgcctgcggGATCGCCGCCTACGTCTACGTCGAGGCGGATGGTGAATCATTGACACtcacgccgacgacgccgccgccgcggcctggTGGGTTCGCCGGGGCGCCGGGCTCGGCGACGGGTGGTCAGCCGTATTTCCAGCCGCAGGTGGCGTACCCGGCCACGGGCTACGTCGCCAACCCTGCTGCggctcctcccccaccaccgtacggcggcggcggcggcggcgactacgCCGGCTATGTCGCCAAGTCGCGTGAAGGCACAGCTTGa
- the LOC4329933 gene encoding protein FAR1-RELATED SEQUENCE 6 yields MVEGLPAELPIVDVAARLDGKSSELPENGALLKGAEESQDLGGNPVAVLTLHEGKEVILVDDNDSEQEDGGSGKVDENAPRVGLRFKTYDDALKYYKQYAADSGFSAIILKSSYLKSGVCRRLVLGCSRAGRGRANACYLSRESTKINCPARISLKLRQDRWLHIDDAKLDHNHPPNQSSVSHMNCYKKLTDAKNEETASRSKGRRNVPIGDKEQGSFTEIGRLKFGEGDDEYIHKFFGSMQNKNPNFFYLVDLDKQGRLRNLFWSDARSQAAHDYYGRDVIYFDTSYLTEKYDLPLVFFTGVNNHGQPVLFGTGLLSDLGVDSYVWLFRAFFACMKGCYPDAIITEHYNAILDAVRDVLPQVKHRLCLYRIMKDVAENLKAHAEFKTIKKALKKVTYGSLKASEFEADWKKIILEHGLGENECLSSLYEHRQLWAPAYLKGQFWAGMSVSQRGESIVSYYDGFVYPKTSLKQFFSKYEIILENKYKKELQADEESSHRTPLTVTKFYMEEQLAKEYTINMFKKFQDELKATMYCDGMPTKVDGQFVTFVVKECSYMEDGKEKEGRNYEVYFCKQELVNCECECGFFQFTGILCRHILSVFKLQEMFEIPIRFVLDRWKRDYKKLHADALCKNDEMLPDVLPDGIIERHDILFTQSRQVLNLGFISEGRYLVALKLLRQAEKTLLDDGDRGRQAGLLSFEAEAPENDEGIFSPEFSEGVKNSQSTNAKRRGRPTKKLIESDSDTVLRPNKEQDFLRSSFVTDESNMIQGAPSASHLESPHLGVDLMEGIPPNLSFNHHFGMDVNHQHQVPNQPRMLPSNFLQAQADSQGYGNQWAFPTLQDNSMLRTAARRGV; encoded by the exons ATGGTAGAGGGGTTGCCGGCGGAGTTGCCAATCGTGGACGTGGCCGCTCGTTTGGATGGCAAGAGCTCGGAGCTGCCAGAGAATGGTGCATTGCTGAAGGGTGCTGAGGAATCCCAG GATTTGGGAGGTAATCCCGTGGCGGTGTTGACGTTGCACGAAGGCAAAGAGGTGATCCTCGTCGATGACAATGATAGTGAGCAGGAAGACGGTGGGAGTGGCAAGGTGGATGAGAATGCGCCCCGGGTCGGATTGAGATTCAAAACTTATGATGACGCGCTGAAGTACTATAAGCAATATGCCGCGGATTCTGGCTTTTCAGCAATCATTCTGAAGTCGTCCTACTTGAAGTCAGGGGTGTGCCGGAGGTTGGTGCTTGGATGCAGTCGAGCTGGAAGAGGGAGGGCAAACGCATGCTATCTGTCTAGAGAATCAACGAAGATAAATTGTCCAGCTAGGATTTCGTTGAAGCTAAGGCAAGATAGATGGCTTCACATTGATGACGCTAAGCTTGATCACAACCATCCACCGAACCAATCCTCGGTGTCACATATGAACTGTTATAAGAAATTGACAGATGCCAAGAATGAGGAAACTGCTTCAAGATCAAAAGGGCGTAGGAATGTTCCCATAGGTGACAAAGAGCAAGGGAGCTTTACTGAGATAGGAAGGCTTAAATTTGGGGAAGGAGATGATGAGTACATCCACAAGTTTTTTGGGAGCATGCAGAACAAGAATCCAAATTTCTTCTACTTAGTAGATTTGGACAAACAAGGGCGCCTAAGGAACTTGTTCTGGAGTGATGCTAGGTCACAGGCAGCACATGATTACTATGGTCGTGATGTTATTTACTTTGACACTTCATACTTGACCGAAAAATATGATCTGCCACTTGTCTTCTTTACTGGGGTGAATAATCATGGTCAGCCTGTTTTGTTTGGTACTGGATTACTTTCAGATCTAGGTGTTGACAGTTATGTGTGGTTATTTAGGGCATTTTTTGCATGCATGAAGGGCTGCTACCCAGATGCAATAATCACTGAGCATTACAATGCTATTTTAGATGCAGTGAGAGATGTTCTCCCCCAAGTTAAACACCGCCTTTGTCTGTATCGTATTATGAAAGATGTAGCAGAGAACTTGAAAGCACATGCAGAATTCAAAACAATTAAGAAAGCACTGAAGAAAGTAACCTATGGGTCACTGAAAGCCTCAGAGTTTGAAGCTGATTGGAAGAAGATTATTCTGGAGCATGGACTTGGAGAAAATGAATGCCTTAGTTCCCTATATGAGCATCGGCAGCTATGGGCACCCGCCTATCTCAAAGGCCAATTCTGGGCAGGGATGTCAGTTTCACAGCGTGGAGAGTCTATTGTTTCATACTATGATGGGTTTGTGTACCCCAAAACTTCCCTGAAGCAATTTTTCAGTAAATATGAGATCATATTGGAGAACAAATACAAGAAAGAGTTGCAAGCTGATGAAGAATCCTCCCATAGGACTCCTTTGACTGTAACAAAGTTTTACATGGAAGAGCAGCTGGCCAAAGAATACACAATCAACATGTTCAAGAAATTTCAGGACGAGTTGAAAGCAACGATGTATTGTGATGGTATGCCAACTAAAGTTGATGGACAATTTGTCACCTTTGTGGTGAAAGAATGCTCATACATGGAAGATGGAAAGGAGAAGGAGGGAAGGAATTATGAGGTTTACTTTTGCAAGCAAGAGCTTGTTAATTGTGAATGTGAATGTGGTTTCTTTCAATTCACTGGAATCCTATGTAGACATATATTATCTGTGTTTAAGTTGCAGGAGATGTTTGAGATTCCAATAAGGTTTGTTCTTGATCGCTGGAAAAGAGACTATAAGAAATTGCATGCTGATGCGCTTTGCAAAAATGATGAAATGCTACCTGATGTGCTACCTGATGGCATAATCGAGCGTCATGATATCTTGTTTACACAGTCTCGTCAGGTGCTTAATCTAGGGTTCATATCCGAGGGTAGGTACCTTGTAGCTCTGAAGTTACTGAGACAAGCAGAAAAGACTCTTCTGGATGATGGAGAtagaggcaggcaggcagggcTTCTCTCGTTTGAGGCTGAAGCACCTGAAAATGATGAAGGGATTTTTAGTCCTGAGTTTTCAGAGGGTGTAAAGAATTCTCAGTCAACAAATGCAAAGCGTCGAGGTCGTCCAACAAAGAAACTAATTGAATCTGATTCTGATACCGTATTACGGCCAAATAAAGAGCAG GATTTTCTACGGTCATCTTTTGTCACTGATGAGTCTAATATGATTCAAGGGGCACCCTCAGCCTCACACCTTGAAAGTCCTCACTTGGGAGTTGATTTGATG GAAGGAATACCTCCAAACCTTTCATTTAATCATCATTTTGGTATGGATGTTAATCACCAACATCAAGTGCCCAACCAACCGAGGATGCTCCCAAGCAATTTTCTGCAG GCCCAGGCAGATTCCCAGGGTTATGGAAATCAATGGGCTTTCCCAACATTGCAG GATAATTCAATGCTAAGAACTGCAGCCCGAAGAGGAGTGTAG